A stretch of Pirellulales bacterium DNA encodes these proteins:
- a CDS encoding cytochrome b N-terminal domain-containing protein → MPGLGETIRESQIWKSIFRHPMPVDRRNRIVVMLTNFFLHLHPVSIKKQGIALSYTWCMGGVTFFLFLVETVTGVLLMFYYRPTVQWAYTDIQMLRDVHSLGILREIHRWGAHAMVITVWLHMYRVFLTGSYKPPREFNWVVGVLLLLLTLLLSFTGYLLPWDQLAVWAITVGSNMARAHPFLGHEGPGQQLLTLGGVDMITNASDARFALLGAREVGEETLNRFYILHCIAIPLGVSLLLAIHFWRVRKDGGISGPL, encoded by the coding sequence ATGCCGGGTTTAGGCGAAACGATTCGCGAGTCGCAGATCTGGAAAAGCATTTTCCGCCACCCGATGCCCGTCGACCGACGGAATCGCATCGTGGTGATGCTGACCAACTTCTTCCTGCACCTTCATCCGGTGTCGATCAAGAAGCAAGGGATCGCCCTGTCGTACACTTGGTGCATGGGGGGAGTGACCTTCTTCCTGTTCCTGGTCGAGACCGTCACGGGCGTGCTGTTGATGTTCTACTACCGTCCCACGGTGCAGTGGGCGTACACCGACATCCAGATGCTGCGCGACGTCCACTCGCTAGGGATCTTGCGCGAGATCCATCGCTGGGGCGCCCATGCGATGGTCATCACGGTGTGGTTGCACATGTACCGGGTGTTTCTCACCGGCAGTTACAAGCCGCCGCGCGAGTTCAACTGGGTCGTCGGGGTGCTGCTCCTGCTGTTGACGCTGCTGTTGTCCTTCACCGGCTATCTGCTGCCGTGGGACCAGTTGGCGGTGTGGGCGATCACGGTGGGGTCGAACATGGCCCGCGCCCATCCTTTCCTGGGACATGAAGGCCCGGGGCAGCAGCTCCTGACCCTGGGCGGGGTCGACATGATCACCAACGCCTCCGACGCGCGGTTCGCCTTGCTTGGCGCCCGCGAGGTGGGCGAGGAAACGCTCAATCGGTTTTACATTTTGCATTGTATTGCCATCCCGCTCGGGGTGTCGCTGCTCTTGGCGATCCACTTCTGGCGGGTCCGCAAGGACGGCGGCATCAGCGGGCCGCTGTGA
- a CDS encoding ABC transporter permease has protein sequence MSSLSLLLASLRHYWRTHAAVAVGVAIAAAVITGALVVGDSVRGSLRDRALAGLGRVDAALTAEQPFRQQLAAETLKRAQRHGTQPVAFSETVPLLTARGTLVAGAGRTARRATGLVVYGVPREFWRLSDDDRQNSLGEIRRGVPDGAELALSPAIAAELGANDGDVAVLRLPTLDGMPSDSVLGEKDDAIVAQRFRIAVVDPADEPMMRFALRPMQQEPRNAFVPLARLQILLKLPQRANVALFATSRGRLADAAARDAVASALRPTLNDYGLALVPIAGGENARGGTMRLAAERLVLPPEAAKTALQLFANAGAQPAVTYLANTIAVGERKIPYSTITGVDSTEALGPLLDATGEPIVLADDEIALNDWAAEALGAKVGDVVTVTYYLPETTHGELREAPPAALTLRAIVPLTDAEGRPTAAADPAFAPELPGVTDQASIDDWDLPFELVEKVGDADEAYWDARRTTPKAFVSHALAARLWGSRWGTDSVVRIPLAAEEDPTATAGKLQSELEARLDPPSLGMTLLPAKEAALRAASGTTPFDGLFLGFSMFLVASAVMLIALLFRLGIEQRASESGLLLAAGFAPAALRRLTLAEGAFGAALGAAIGAGGGIGYARLMIYGLNHWWAAAANAPFLRLHWTGRSVALGGGLAILVALAAMAWSLRKLVKLPPRQLLAGDAQPRDERVPTAGARPWAAVVAALAAAGLSYAGRSLEGEAQAGAFFGSGALALTAALAAVRRVLRRPSAQRLTALSLAGLAARNARRNPSRTQLSLGLAAVASFLIVALSAFRLAPTERGTGGFGLLATADLPLPYDLGTSAGRRQLGFSTRDDASLKSVRIVSCRARDGEDASCLNLFQTAQPRVIGVPPSIAENDLFAWGPVADPKDFAAIADGVSPWELLQADLGVDDAGLPVVPMILDRNTAMYSLKLYAVGDRLELRDERDKTRTFQLVAMLANSVLQGEVLVGEARFLDLYPGAAGSRYFLIAEPSDDDRDPAELAAFLESQLDDFGFDATDARLRLADLMAVQNTYLSTFQSLGGLGLLLGVAGLAVVQLRSMLERRGELALMRAAGFSRRRLVQMVLRENVLLLAGGLAIGCLAALAAVLPHAWSQGASVPWQLLAKLLAGVAVAGTAAGWVATRKALRVPLLPALRGE, from the coding sequence ATGTCCTCGCTTTCCCTCCTGTTGGCCAGTCTGCGTCACTACTGGCGCACGCATGCGGCCGTGGCGGTCGGGGTGGCGATTGCGGCAGCGGTGATCACCGGAGCGCTGGTCGTGGGGGACTCGGTCCGGGGGAGCCTGCGCGACCGAGCTCTCGCCGGCTTGGGGCGGGTCGATGCGGCGCTGACCGCCGAACAGCCGTTCCGTCAACAACTCGCGGCTGAGACGCTCAAACGGGCCCAACGTCACGGCACTCAGCCCGTGGCCTTCTCGGAAACCGTCCCGCTGCTCACCGCGCGCGGAACGCTCGTCGCCGGCGCGGGCCGAACCGCTCGTCGCGCCACGGGACTCGTCGTCTACGGCGTGCCACGCGAATTCTGGCGATTGTCCGACGACGATCGCCAGAATTCGCTTGGCGAAATTCGACGTGGCGTTCCCGACGGCGCGGAGCTCGCACTGTCGCCGGCAATCGCGGCGGAGTTGGGCGCCAACGACGGCGACGTCGCGGTCCTGCGACTGCCCACGCTCGACGGGATGCCTTCCGACAGCGTTCTTGGGGAGAAGGACGATGCGATCGTCGCGCAGCGGTTTCGCATTGCGGTCGTCGACCCCGCGGACGAACCGATGATGCGGTTCGCGCTCCGCCCGATGCAGCAGGAACCGCGGAACGCGTTCGTGCCGCTTGCGCGTTTGCAGATTCTGCTCAAACTTCCCCAGCGGGCGAACGTCGCGCTGTTCGCCACGTCCCGCGGGCGGCTGGCCGACGCGGCCGCGCGCGACGCCGTCGCATCCGCGCTCCGGCCGACGCTGAACGACTACGGTCTTGCACTCGTGCCGATCGCCGGGGGCGAGAACGCCCGGGGCGGGACGATGCGGCTCGCGGCGGAACGACTGGTGCTCCCTCCGGAAGCGGCAAAAACGGCGCTGCAACTCTTCGCCAACGCCGGGGCGCAACCCGCCGTCACCTACTTGGCCAACACGATCGCCGTCGGCGAGCGCAAGATCCCCTACTCGACGATCACGGGGGTCGACTCGACCGAAGCGCTCGGCCCGCTGCTGGACGCCACGGGGGAGCCGATCGTGCTGGCCGACGACGAAATCGCGCTGAACGACTGGGCCGCGGAAGCCTTGGGGGCGAAGGTCGGCGACGTGGTGACCGTGACCTACTACCTGCCCGAGACGACCCACGGCGAGTTGCGCGAGGCGCCTCCGGCGGCGCTCACGCTGCGGGCGATCGTGCCCCTGACCGACGCGGAGGGCCGCCCGACGGCGGCGGCCGACCCGGCGTTCGCCCCCGAGTTGCCCGGCGTGACCGATCAGGCCTCGATCGACGACTGGGACCTGCCCTTCGAACTCGTCGAGAAGGTCGGCGACGCGGACGAGGCGTACTGGGACGCCCGCCGCACGACCCCCAAGGCGTTTGTCTCGCACGCGCTGGCGGCGCGGTTGTGGGGATCGCGGTGGGGGACCGACAGCGTGGTGCGGATCCCGCTCGCCGCTGAGGAAGATCCAACCGCAACGGCAGGCAAACTGCAATCCGAATTGGAAGCGCGGCTTGATCCGCCCTCGCTGGGGATGACGCTGCTGCCGGCAAAGGAAGCGGCGCTCCGCGCCGCAAGCGGAACGACGCCGTTCGACGGGTTGTTCTTGGGATTCAGCATGTTCTTGGTCGCCTCGGCCGTGATGCTGATCGCGCTTTTGTTTCGTTTGGGGATCGAGCAGCGGGCCTCCGAGTCGGGGCTCTTGCTCGCCGCGGGGTTCGCCCCGGCCGCCTTGCGACGGTTGACGCTCGCCGAGGGCGCCTTCGGTGCGGCGCTCGGGGCGGCGATCGGCGCCGGGGGGGGAATCGGCTACGCCCGGCTCATGATCTACGGCCTCAACCACTGGTGGGCCGCGGCGGCGAACGCGCCGTTCTTGCGGCTCCACTGGACGGGTCGCAGCGTGGCGCTCGGCGGCGGGCTGGCGATCCTCGTCGCCCTGGCGGCGATGGCTTGGTCCCTGCGCAAGCTGGTCAAGTTGCCGCCGCGGCAACTGCTGGCCGGCGACGCGCAGCCCCGCGACGAACGCGTGCCGACCGCGGGGGCTCGACCGTGGGCTGCCGTCGTCGCCGCACTGGCCGCCGCGGGGTTAAGCTACGCCGGACGAAGTCTCGAAGGGGAAGCCCAAGCCGGCGCGTTCTTCGGCAGCGGAGCGCTCGCCCTGACCGCAGCCCTGGCAGCCGTGCGGCGGGTGCTGCGGCGCCCGTCGGCCCAACGGCTCACGGCGCTGTCGCTCGCCGGGCTCGCAGCCCGCAACGCTCGACGCAATCCGAGCCGCACGCAACTGTCGCTTGGACTGGCGGCTGTGGCGAGCTTTTTGATCGTTGCGCTGAGCGCCTTCCGCCTCGCCCCCACCGAACGGGGCACGGGGGGGTTCGGTCTGCTGGCCACGGCCGACCTGCCGCTGCCGTACGACCTGGGGACCAGCGCAGGGCGGCGACAACTGGGCTTCAGCACGCGGGACGATGCGAGTCTGAAAAGCGTGCGCATCGTGAGCTGCCGCGCCCGGGACGGCGAGGATGCCAGTTGCCTCAACCTGTTCCAAACCGCCCAGCCCCGCGTGATCGGCGTGCCGCCGTCGATCGCCGAGAACGATTTGTTCGCCTGGGGGCCTGTCGCCGACCCCAAGGACTTCGCCGCGATTGCCGACGGCGTCTCGCCTTGGGAGTTGCTTCAGGCTGACCTAGGCGTCGACGACGCCGGGCTTCCCGTCGTGCCGATGATCCTCGATCGCAACACGGCGATGTACAGCCTCAAACTGTACGCCGTCGGCGATCGGCTTGAGCTGCGCGACGAACGCGACAAGACGCGCACGTTCCAGCTCGTCGCGATGCTCGCCAACAGCGTGCTGCAAGGGGAAGTGCTCGTGGGCGAAGCTCGATTCCTGGATCTCTACCCTGGCGCGGCGGGGAGTCGCTACTTTCTGATCGCCGAGCCCTCCGACGACGACCGCGATCCGGCGGAACTCGCCGCGTTCCTGGAATCGCAGCTCGACGACTTCGGCTTCGACGCGACGGACGCCCGCCTGCGGCTGGCCGATCTCATGGCGGTGCAGAACACGTACCTGTCGACCTTTCAAAGCCTCGGCGGCTTGGGGCTGCTGTTGGGTGTCGCGGGGCTGGCGGTCGTGCAGTTGCGCAGCATGCTCGAGCGCCGCGGCGAACTGGCGTTGATGCGGGCCGCGGGGTTCTCGCGCCGCCGGCTGGTGCAAATGGTCCTCCGCGAGAACGTGCTGTTGCTCGCCGGCGGGCTGGCGATCGGCTGCCTTGCCGCGCTGGCGGCGGTCCTGCCCCACGCTTGGTCGCAGGGGGCAAGCGTCCCCTGGCAGCTGCTGGCAAAGCTCCTCGCCGGAGTCGCCGTCGCCGGGACCGCCGCGGGGTGGGTCGCCACGCGAAAGGCGCTGCGCGTGCCGTTGTTACCGGCCCTTCGCGGGGAGTGA
- the purD gene encoding phosphoribosylamine--glycine ligase, whose product MNVLVIGGGGREHSLAWKLGQSPLADRVFVAPGNAGTAVDAENVPIDDDDVPALVKFARENRIGLVVVGPESPLAAGVVDAFTAAGILAFGPSKQAAELEASKVFCKNLLRAADVPTADYRTFADAASAERYLQTRDDLPVVVKADGLAAGKGVIVCNNTKESLEAVRRIAADREFGAAGRQLVIEERLIGQEASVLALTDGRTIVTLPAAQDHKPAYDGDRGPNTGGMGAFSPTPLITDELLRTIEERVLVPTVHQMKRSRRPFRGVLYAGLMLTNSGIKVLEYNVRFGDPECQPLMMRMRSDLLPLLLACAEGKLEQAGRIDWDPRPAVCVVMASEGYPGSYEKGRPIRGLEQAAEVPDVKVFHAGTTLRDGQPVTSGGRVLGVTGIGDSIAKAKLAAYSAVKCIRWEGAWCRKDIADKALA is encoded by the coding sequence ATGAACGTGTTGGTCATCGGCGGCGGGGGGCGCGAGCACTCCCTCGCCTGGAAGCTCGGACAGAGTCCGCTGGCGGACCGCGTGTTCGTCGCCCCCGGCAACGCCGGCACGGCGGTGGACGCCGAGAACGTGCCGATCGACGACGACGACGTTCCCGCCCTGGTGAAATTCGCCCGCGAGAACCGCATCGGCCTCGTCGTCGTCGGCCCCGAGTCGCCGCTCGCTGCGGGGGTCGTCGACGCGTTCACCGCCGCAGGAATCCTGGCGTTCGGCCCGAGCAAGCAGGCCGCCGAGTTGGAAGCGAGCAAGGTGTTCTGCAAGAACCTGCTCCGCGCCGCCGACGTGCCGACCGCCGATTACCGCACGTTCGCTGATGCGGCGAGCGCCGAGCGCTATCTGCAGACCCGCGACGATCTGCCCGTGGTCGTCAAGGCCGACGGGCTCGCCGCCGGCAAAGGGGTGATCGTCTGCAACAACACGAAGGAGTCGCTCGAAGCCGTGCGGAGGATCGCGGCGGATCGGGAGTTTGGCGCCGCGGGCCGGCAGCTTGTCATCGAGGAGCGACTGATCGGCCAGGAGGCGAGCGTGCTCGCGCTGACCGACGGACGGACGATCGTCACGCTCCCCGCCGCGCAGGATCACAAGCCGGCCTACGACGGCGACAGGGGTCCCAACACCGGCGGGATGGGCGCCTTCTCCCCCACGCCGCTCATTACCGACGAGTTGTTGCGCACAATCGAAGAACGCGTGCTGGTGCCGACGGTCCACCAAATGAAGCGTTCACGGCGCCCGTTTCGCGGAGTGCTCTACGCGGGACTCATGCTCACCAATTCGGGCATCAAGGTGCTCGAGTACAACGTCCGCTTCGGCGACCCTGAGTGCCAGCCGCTGATGATGCGGATGCGCAGCGACCTGTTGCCTCTGCTCCTGGCATGCGCCGAGGGAAAGCTCGAGCAGGCGGGCCGGATCGACTGGGACCCGCGCCCTGCCGTGTGCGTCGTGATGGCCAGCGAGGGGTACCCCGGCAGCTACGAAAAGGGACGCCCGATCCGCGGCCTCGAGCAAGCGGCCGAGGTCCCCGACGTGAAGGTGTTCCACGCCGGCACGACGCTGCGGGACGGCCAGCCGGTGACCAGCGGCGGGCGCGTGCTGGGGGTGACGGGAATCGGCGATTCGATCGCCAAGGCGAAACTGGCCGCCTACTCCGCGGTAAAATGCATCCGCTGGGAGGGGGCTTGGTGCCGCAAGGACATTGCCGACAAGGCTTTGGCGTGA
- a CDS encoding ubiquinol-cytochrome c reductase iron-sulfur subunit — MADKKKMSVADMLAAARKADGGGSSSADSAADATPAPPAPAETAPASASPAKPIPKPGAAGRPSAADILAMARAGKAAGAAPAAEAPKPAPKPAAADKPAPAAKPKPAAAATSEPRDTASILAAARKKERPGPVSKAEAAGAAKPSLAAAAAKAKLAVPPMPQKPDYAKPKPAGKAAVAAAGQDRRGFLATGFWALGGVSALWSLLAVRFLFPNVLREPPSRFKVGFPDEYPTGLVTEKFKAQYGVWMVNTEYNGQPQIVALKTVCTHLGCTPNWLEAEQKYKCPCHGSGFYKDGINFEGPAPRPLERYAIRVADDGQIEVDKSRTFQEEMGQWSDPACFIPA, encoded by the coding sequence ATGGCTGATAAGAAAAAGATGTCGGTAGCGGACATGCTGGCTGCGGCTCGCAAGGCCGACGGCGGCGGATCGTCGTCGGCCGACTCGGCCGCAGACGCGACTCCTGCGCCGCCGGCTCCGGCCGAAACGGCCCCTGCGAGTGCGAGCCCGGCTAAGCCGATCCCCAAGCCGGGGGCTGCGGGGCGACCAAGTGCGGCCGACATTTTGGCGATGGCTCGCGCCGGCAAGGCCGCGGGCGCCGCGCCGGCTGCCGAGGCCCCGAAACCGGCTCCCAAGCCGGCCGCGGCTGACAAACCTGCGCCCGCTGCGAAGCCCAAGCCGGCCGCCGCGGCCACTTCCGAGCCCCGCGACACCGCGAGCATTCTCGCCGCGGCTCGGAAAAAAGAGCGTCCCGGCCCGGTCTCGAAGGCCGAGGCCGCCGGCGCTGCGAAGCCATCGCTGGCCGCCGCCGCCGCGAAGGCCAAACTGGCCGTCCCCCCGATGCCGCAGAAGCCGGACTACGCCAAGCCGAAGCCGGCCGGCAAAGCGGCGGTCGCCGCTGCGGGGCAAGACCGTCGCGGGTTTTTGGCGACGGGCTTCTGGGCCCTGGGGGGCGTCTCGGCCCTGTGGTCGCTTCTGGCGGTCCGATTCCTGTTCCCCAACGTCCTGCGCGAGCCCCCAAGCCGCTTCAAGGTCGGCTTCCCCGACGAGTACCCCACGGGTCTGGTCACCGAGAAGTTCAAGGCCCAGTACGGCGTGTGGATGGTCAACACCGAGTACAACGGCCAGCCGCAGATCGTGGCCCTGAAGACCGTGTGCACGCACCTGGGCTGCACGCCGAACTGGCTCGAAGCGGAGCAGAAGTACAAGTGCCCGTGCCACGGCAGCGGGTTCTACAAGGACGGGATCAACTTCGAGGGTCCCGCTCCTCGGCCGTTGGAGCGCTACGCGATTCGCGTCGCTGACGACGGCCAGATCGAAGTCGACAAGAGCCGCACCTTCCAGGAAGAAATGGGGCAGTGGAGCGATCCTGCCTGTTTCATTCCCGCCTGA